The Microbacterium sp. Nx66 genome contains a region encoding:
- a CDS encoding flagellar hook protein FlgE gives MLRSLFSGISGLRSHQTMLDVTGNNIANVNTTGFKASSVQFQDSLSQLLRNSMLPQQATGGQNPAQVGLGVQVAGISTNFAGGAPQPTGVPTDLMISGDGFFVVRSGGETLYTRNGGFTFDASGRLVGAGGALVQGWTARNGAIVPGQGIGDITLPVGALSPAAATTTARATGNLPSGAPVGETLVRDIKTYGADGSASTLRLTFTRSATGWNVTDGAGASTALTFTDGVQNGAGSIVSGGVTVDLSGVTGFADVSDIAIKEQNGKPAGTLSSYALTNDGSLVGTFSNGDTQVLARIALAGFVNPGGLEKVGSSQFRPSGNSGQAELGQPGTGGLGGIISGALEMSNVDLSQEFTNLIVAQRGFQANARIITTSDEVLQELTNLKR, from the coding sequence ATGCTCCGTTCCCTCTTCTCCGGAATCTCCGGACTCCGCTCGCACCAGACCATGCTCGACGTCACGGGCAACAACATCGCCAACGTCAACACGACCGGCTTCAAGGCCTCGTCCGTGCAGTTCCAGGACTCCCTCTCGCAGCTGCTGCGCAACTCGATGCTGCCGCAGCAGGCGACGGGCGGACAGAACCCGGCCCAGGTCGGGCTCGGCGTGCAGGTCGCCGGCATCAGCACCAACTTCGCCGGCGGCGCCCCGCAGCCGACCGGCGTTCCCACCGACCTGATGATCTCGGGCGACGGGTTCTTCGTCGTCCGCTCCGGTGGCGAGACGCTGTACACCCGCAACGGCGGCTTCACCTTCGACGCGAGCGGCCGTCTGGTCGGCGCCGGCGGCGCGCTCGTCCAGGGGTGGACGGCGCGCAACGGCGCGATCGTCCCCGGCCAGGGCATCGGCGACATCACCCTCCCGGTCGGCGCCCTCAGCCCGGCCGCGGCCACCACCACCGCACGGGCCACGGGCAACCTGCCCTCCGGCGCCCCGGTCGGCGAGACGCTCGTGCGCGACATCAAGACGTACGGCGCCGACGGCTCCGCCTCCACCCTGCGCCTGACCTTCACGCGCAGCGCGACCGGGTGGAACGTCACCGACGGCGCGGGCGCGAGCACCGCGCTGACCTTCACCGACGGCGTGCAGAACGGCGCGGGCAGCATCGTGTCCGGCGGCGTCACCGTCGACCTGTCCGGGGTGACCGGTTTCGCCGACGTCAGCGACATCGCCATCAAGGAGCAGAACGGCAAGCCGGCCGGCACGCTGAGCTCCTACGCCCTGACGAACGACGGCAGCCTCGTCGGCACGTTCAGCAACGGCGACACCCAGGTGCTGGCCCGCATCGCGCTCGCCGGCTTCGTCAACCCCGGGGGTCTGGAGAAGGTCGGCTCGTCGCAGTTCCGTCCGAGCGGCAACTCGGGTCAGGCCGAGCTCGGACAGCCCGGCACCGGCGGCCTGGGCGGCATCATCAGCGGTGCTCTGGAGATGTCGAACGTCGACCTCTCCCAGGAGTTCACGAACCTCATCGTCGCGCAGCGCGGTTTCCAGGCGAACGCCCGCATCATCACCACCAGCGACGAGGTCCTCCAGGAGCTCACCAACCTCAAGCGCTGA
- a CDS encoding flagellar FlbD family protein, whose translation MIVLTRLNRSRFAVNPDLIERVQATPDTTITMVDGATFVVTETMDDVIARITRFRAGVLATAAALVAAGTEDPLPGADVTGGDA comes from the coding sequence ATGATCGTCCTCACGCGCCTGAACCGTTCCCGGTTCGCGGTGAACCCCGACCTGATCGAACGTGTCCAGGCCACGCCGGACACGACGATCACGATGGTCGACGGCGCGACCTTCGTCGTCACGGAGACGATGGACGACGTGATCGCCCGCATCACCCGGTTCCGCGCCGGTGTCCTCGCGACCGCCGCCGCGCTGGTCGCGGCCGGCACCGAGGACCCCCTGCCCGGCGCTGACGTGACGGGAGGGGACGCCTGA
- a CDS encoding motility protein A, protein MDPSLILGLVLAFGALIAMINLEGATVGSLLLPAPMVLVFGATIAVGLASGTLRDALHAVKSLPRAFRGERRTAQSTIDTVVGYAEKARSEGLLALEQGLDEEKDPFLRQALQSIADGTDAEDLRVLLEDELTSTAARNRTASRFYMTLGGFAPTVGIIGTVVSLTHVLEKLDKPDTLGPMIAAAFVATLWGLLSANFIWLPIGGRLQRLGELELERMTVLMEGMLAVQAGAAPAHVRERLSALVSDRSPGRSRRREQPAETEAHEDLFS, encoded by the coding sequence ATGGATCCGTCTCTCATCCTCGGGCTCGTCCTCGCGTTCGGCGCCCTGATCGCCATGATCAACCTGGAGGGAGCGACGGTCGGGTCGCTCCTGCTCCCGGCTCCCATGGTGCTCGTCTTCGGCGCCACGATCGCGGTCGGGCTCGCCAGCGGCACGCTGCGCGACGCCCTGCACGCCGTGAAGTCCCTCCCCCGCGCCTTCCGCGGCGAGCGGCGCACCGCGCAGAGCACGATCGACACCGTGGTCGGCTACGCGGAGAAGGCCCGCTCCGAGGGCCTGCTCGCGCTGGAGCAGGGTCTGGACGAGGAGAAGGACCCGTTCCTGCGGCAGGCCCTGCAGAGCATCGCCGACGGCACGGACGCGGAGGACCTGCGGGTGCTCCTCGAGGACGAGCTCACGTCCACCGCCGCCCGGAACCGCACCGCCTCGCGCTTCTACATGACCCTCGGCGGGTTCGCTCCCACGGTGGGCATCATCGGCACGGTGGTCAGCCTCACCCACGTGCTGGAGAAGCTCGACAAGCCGGACACGCTCGGCCCGATGATCGCCGCGGCCTTCGTCGCCACGCTGTGGGGCCTGCTGTCGGCGAACTTCATCTGGCTGCCGATCGGCGGCCGGCTGCAGCGCCTCGGCGAGCTGGAGCTCGAACGCATGACGGTGCTGATGGAGGGCATGCTCGCCGTGCAGGCCGGCGCCGCCCCCGCCCACGTCCGCGAACGTCTGAGCGCGCTCGTCTCCGACCGCTCCCCCGGCCGCTCCCGCCGCCGCGAGCAGCCCGCGGAGACGGAGGCGCACGAGGACCTCTTCTCATGA
- a CDS encoding flagellar hook-length control protein FliK has protein sequence MTALDLLTALDARPVRPSAAAARAGSPGATAFAEAVRDAVRETAAPGPGATDDPGSAAETTTEAEPAAAVPVEGAATVSPVLPAPPTPAGAGAPLVTTLSAESDAPPATTETPMAVSPPRLPSAAGQDALLVPGEGTAGAAATPASGETVGTPSSASPSDARDAVAVPLLPTSVPPSAPSPDPATVRPGLRPPTPGRETGEVAPPGTAVGNGTATGTDLSLPRVSAAAPARTSTVPSTSAAEATTADDAVPVPAAPSIPASVAPPAAAPPSVDPVAAGSAAAPSPVVATALAPAAPPSAVAAPARPALLPQVAAPVVSLAQAPDGDHRITLTVSPENLGPVTVRALIAGSTIRIELHAPGELGRDALRAILGDLRRDLAIAAPQATLSLTTSDGSPSSPQHGGTGGQTGNGGADAQRHQATARASAVPPTPAEVPPPPPPAPPVAPLGGIDVYA, from the coding sequence ATGACCGCGCTCGACCTCCTCACCGCCCTGGATGCCCGCCCCGTGCGTCCCTCCGCCGCAGCCGCACGCGCCGGCTCGCCCGGTGCGACCGCGTTCGCCGAGGCTGTGCGCGATGCGGTGCGGGAGACGGCGGCCCCCGGTCCCGGTGCGACCGACGACCCCGGCAGCGCCGCGGAGACCACGACCGAGGCCGAGCCTGCGGCCGCCGTTCCGGTCGAGGGCGCCGCGACCGTCTCGCCGGTGCTCCCCGCCCCGCCGACGCCCGCGGGTGCCGGCGCGCCACTCGTGACAACCCTCTCCGCCGAATCGGACGCACCTCCCGCGACGACGGAGACACCCATGGCGGTCTCGCCTCCGCGCCTCCCGTCCGCCGCCGGGCAGGATGCCCTCCTCGTACCCGGCGAGGGCACGGCGGGCGCGGCGGCGACGCCCGCCTCCGGGGAGACCGTGGGTACCCCCTCCTCCGCCTCGCCGTCCGACGCCAGGGACGCCGTGGCGGTCCCGCTCCTCCCGACGTCGGTGCCGCCCTCCGCACCGTCTCCGGACCCGGCGACCGTCCGACCGGGCCTGCGGCCCCCCACCCCGGGTCGAGAGACCGGAGAAGTCGCGCCCCCCGGCACCGCCGTCGGGAACGGGACGGCCACCGGAACCGACCTCTCCCTGCCCCGAGTCTCCGCAGCCGCGCCGGCTCGCACGTCGACCGTGCCCTCGACCTCCGCTGCAGAGGCGACGACCGCCGACGACGCGGTCCCGGTACCGGCGGCACCCTCGATCCCCGCATCGGTCGCCCCGCCGGCCGCGGCCCCGCCGAGCGTCGATCCCGTGGCCGCGGGGTCCGCTGCCGCCCCGAGCCCGGTCGTCGCCACCGCTCTCGCCCCCGCGGCACCGCCGAGCGCGGTCGCCGCGCCGGCCCGCCCGGCTCTCCTCCCGCAGGTGGCGGCCCCCGTGGTGTCCCTCGCCCAGGCCCCGGACGGAGATCACCGGATCACGCTGACCGTCTCGCCGGAGAACCTCGGCCCCGTGACCGTGCGCGCCCTCATCGCCGGGTCCACGATCCGCATCGAGCTGCACGCCCCCGGCGAGCTCGGGCGGGACGCGCTGCGCGCCATCCTCGGCGACCTCCGCCGTGATCTCGCGATCGCCGCTCCGCAGGCGACCCTCAGCCTCACCACGTCGGACGGCTCGCCCTCCTCGCCGCAGCACGGAGGGACGGGCGGTCAGACCGGGAACGGCGGCGCCGATGCCCAACGGCACCAGGCGACCGCGCGCGCCTCCGCCGTCCCGCCGACGCCGGCAGAAGTTCCACCCCCGCCCCCTCCCGCACCGCCCGTCGCTCCGCTCGGCGGCATCGACGTCTACGCCTGA
- a CDS encoding M23 family metallopeptidase has translation MEKAAATAAEECGCAPTAAERGALWRQPVSRRSAFGIGALGVVALAAFGVGSGVTAAHAASYPSWDDVQRAKNNEAAKAGEVTRIQGLIQSLERKVAETQAAAQVASDEFYEAQQAYFAAITEAETLQAQADEQSALAEETAKKAGQVAAQLYRSGGDDTALELFFAGSGANADELLSRLGTMNKFLEYNQTTYDNAVSARDTAQALTAQADVARDERDRLQQVAEQKMVAAQQAADAAQAALDEQAANLETLKAQLAALKDTTTKTVAGYQAGVEARRREEEARRKREAAAAAAAAAAAARGTSGGGGGGGGGGGGGGSAGNGGWVRPHGGARSSSYGPRTPICGPQGCSSSFHYGADLANGCGAAIYAANSGTVDYAGPNGNYGNYIRIQHGGGISTGYAHIKPGGINVRSGQWVRSGQVIAYAGDTGRSFGCHLHFEVYINGGYTNPVRFMEQRGIYV, from the coding sequence GTGGAGAAGGCCGCGGCGACGGCGGCCGAGGAATGCGGCTGCGCGCCGACGGCGGCCGAGCGGGGCGCGCTGTGGCGCCAGCCGGTCAGCCGCCGCAGCGCCTTCGGGATCGGGGCGCTGGGCGTGGTCGCGCTCGCCGCCTTCGGCGTCGGGTCCGGCGTCACCGCCGCGCACGCCGCGTCCTACCCGAGCTGGGACGACGTCCAGCGGGCGAAGAACAACGAGGCGGCCAAGGCCGGTGAGGTCACCCGGATCCAGGGGTTGATCCAGTCCCTCGAGCGCAAGGTCGCCGAGACCCAGGCGGCGGCCCAGGTCGCGTCGGACGAGTTCTACGAGGCCCAGCAGGCGTACTTCGCGGCCATCACGGAGGCGGAGACCCTGCAGGCTCAGGCCGACGAGCAGTCGGCGCTCGCGGAGGAGACGGCGAAGAAAGCCGGTCAGGTCGCCGCCCAGCTGTACCGCAGCGGCGGGGACGACACCGCTCTGGAGCTGTTCTTCGCAGGGTCAGGCGCCAACGCCGACGAACTCCTGTCGCGCCTCGGCACGATGAACAAGTTCCTCGAGTACAACCAGACCACCTACGACAACGCCGTCTCGGCGCGCGACACCGCCCAGGCGCTGACGGCGCAGGCCGACGTCGCCCGGGACGAGCGCGACCGCCTGCAGCAGGTCGCCGAGCAGAAGATGGTCGCGGCGCAGCAGGCCGCGGACGCCGCGCAGGCCGCACTCGACGAGCAGGCGGCGAACCTCGAGACCCTCAAGGCGCAGCTGGCCGCCCTCAAGGACACCACGACCAAGACGGTCGCGGGGTACCAGGCGGGCGTCGAGGCGCGGCGGCGGGAAGAGGAAGCCCGCCGCAAGCGCGAGGCGGCTGCGGCGGCCGCGGCGGCGGCAGCTGCCGCTCGGGGGACCAGCGGCGGTGGTGGCGGTGGCGGCGGCGGCGGTGGTGGCGGCGGCTCCGCGGGCAACGGTGGCTGGGTCCGCCCGCACGGCGGCGCGCGCAGCTCGAGCTACGGCCCGCGCACCCCCATCTGCGGTCCTCAGGGCTGCTCGTCGAGTTTCCACTACGGTGCGGACCTCGCCAACGGCTGCGGCGCCGCGATCTACGCCGCGAACTCCGGCACGGTCGACTATGCCGGACCGAACGGGAACTACGGCAACTACATCCGCATCCAGCACGGCGGCGGCATCAGCACGGGATACGCCCACATCAAGCCGGGCGGCATCAACGTGCGCAGCGGACAGTGGGTGCGCTCCGGCCAGGTCATCGCCTATGCCGGTGACACCGGGCGATCGTTCGGATGCCACCTCCACTTCGAGGTCTACATCAACGGCGGGTACACGAACCCCGTGCGCTTCATGGAGCAGCGCGGCATCTACGTCTGA
- a CDS encoding flagellar hook assembly protein FlgD, translating to MTTVDSITGTLPPGATPTSGVQTGSTTPATERKKTLDSEVFLKLLVTQLTNQDPSSPMNTNEMISQTTQLASMEQLTALASTSTESFALSMRQTAAALLGQEAQYVDADGVTQKGIVTAVSYAGAIPTVTIGEKSIPLDAVSGVSLVPGTAA from the coding sequence ATGACCACGGTCGACTCCATCACCGGCACCCTCCCGCCGGGTGCCACGCCGACGTCCGGTGTGCAGACCGGCAGCACGACCCCGGCGACCGAGCGCAAGAAGACGCTCGACTCCGAGGTGTTCCTCAAGCTGCTCGTGACCCAGCTCACCAACCAGGACCCGAGCTCCCCCATGAACACGAACGAGATGATCTCGCAGACCACGCAGCTCGCCTCCATGGAGCAGCTGACGGCGCTCGCCTCGACGAGCACCGAGAGCTTCGCGCTCAGCATGCGGCAGACCGCCGCCGCCCTCCTCGGGCAGGAGGCGCAGTACGTCGACGCCGACGGTGTCACCCAGAAGGGCATCGTCACCGCGGTCTCCTATGCGGGAGCCATCCCCACCGTGACCATCGGAGAGAAGTCGATCCCCCTCGACGCCGTCTCCGGCGTTTCCCTCGTCCCCGGCACCGCTGCCTGA